Part of the Clostridia bacterium genome, TGGCGGAAGTCGACGACGCGGATGCCGTGGTCCAGGCAGCCGTCGTAGATCGCCTGGATGTGGCCGCCGCAGAGGGTGAAGAGGTGCGTGACGCCCTGCTCCGCGAGAGCCCGCGCCACGCGCCGGCCGCCGAAGTCCAGCCCCTTCACGCGCCGGCCTGCCCCTCCCTGCGCCGCGCCAGTTCCTCTTCCCGCAGCACGCGCCGCAGCACCTTGCCGACCATGCTCTTCGGAAGGTCGTCGCGGAACTCGTACTCCCGCGGCACCTTGTACGGCGCGAGGTGCGCCCGGCAGTGCGCGTCGAGCTCGCCGGCCGCCAGCACCACGCCCGGCTTCGTCACGACGAACGCCTTGATCGTCTCGCCGCGGTAGGGATCGGGGACGCCGACGACGGCCGCCTCCTTCACGCCGGGGTGCGCGTAGAGCACCTCCTCGACCTCCCGCGGGTAGACGTTGTAGCCGCCGGCGATGATCATCTCCTTCTTCCGGTCGGTGATGTAGAAGTAGCCGTCCTCGTCCATGCGGGCGATGTCCCCGGTGTGGAGCCAGCCGTCGCGCAGCGTCTCGGCCGTCTCCTCCGGCCGGTTCCAGTAGCCCTTCATCACCTGCGGGCCGCGGATGCAGAGCTCGCCCACCTCGCCGACGGGCACGTCGCGCTCGCCCGTTTCCACGTCGACGATGCGGCACTCCGTGTCGGGGAGGGGGAGGCCGATGCTGCCCGGCTTGCGCAGCCCCGTGGTGGGATTCGTGTGCGTGACGGGCGAGGCCTCCGAGAGGCCGTACCCTTCCACGACCGTGGCGCCGGTGCGACGCTCGAACTCCCGCATGACCTCGACCGGCATGGCCGCGCCGCCGCTATTGCACACGCGGAGGCTGGAGAGGTCCTCGGGCGTGACGCCCGGCAGGCTGTTGATGGCCACGTACATGGTCGGCACGCCGGGGAAGGACGTCGGCCGGCAGGTGCGGATCAGCTCCAGCACCGCCTGCGGATCGAAGCGCGGCACGAGGAGCATCGTCGCGCCG contains:
- a CDS encoding long-chain fatty acid--CoA ligase encodes the protein MGYADKPWLAHYPPHVPPRLEYPDITMGQLLERTARQKPDGIAVRLGSFQMTYRELYGAATYFAAGLQRLGVRKGDRVALMLPNLPQYVIAYYGTMIAGGIVAQVNPLYVERELEHLLNDSGAEVIVALDALVPRVEAVRGRTRLRHVVVVRTPGAAGAGAGAQATGGAASAASGAAGPAIPFEDLTAPASPEPVAINPKEDVAVLQYTGGTTGTSKGAMLTHFNLVANAVQTATWVSNMLSEDNVVLSALPLFHSYGMTACMNYAVHTGATMLLVPRFDPQAVLELIRTCRPTSFPGVPTMYVAINSLPGVTPEDLSSLRVCNSGGAAMPVEVMREFERRTGATVVEGYGLSEASPVTHTNPTTGLRKPGSIGLPLPDTECRIVDVETGERDVPVGEVGELCIRGPQVMKGYWNRPEETAETLRDGWLHTGDIARMDEDGYFYITDRKKEMIIAGGYNVYPREVEEVLYAHPGVKEAAVVGVPDPYRGETIKAFVVTKPGVVLAAGELDAHCRAHLAPYKVPREYEFRDDLPKSMVGKVLRRVLREEELARRREGQAGA